CTCCTAACTAATAGGAATAAAGATGGACAGACAAACAAACTACATGCAGGGGCGAAGCTACGTTACGGAGTATGGTGGCACGTGCACCCATAGTTATTTTGATATTGAACATTTTACATGTAAAAACAGTAAATTTTCAGTGGCTCAGATGATAATGCTAAGCCTGTGCACCCACAATATCCCATGTTCAATTCCCTTTtcatgtatatttaatttttattactagtGATGCACCCAGTTAAGAAGACTTCTAGATTAGCCCCTGACTACATGTGATACACTCAACTATAGACGCCACCTGAAACACAACTTATAGATTGTCTCCTGAAACCGTAGCCCTGTTCTTTTAATGGTCGCTGCGGCCAGCAGTTGCGTCAAAAAAAGATCACTATGACAACGGCAAACTGAACGAGTcaacccccccccccttaaTTCACAAAGAAATTCAACGCTGCAGGGGTTAACACCCAGTAGGAGAAGGCAAGTCCAGCATAGAACAGCAAGGAGGAACCAAACACAATCGGCCCCAGAAACCTTCTCTCAGCTCGTGTCAGCAGACCCGGATGTACAAAAGCTATAATCTCATAAAGGATCAGTGGACTCCCAAGTAGAAGGCCACAGTAACCAGAGacctacacaaaaaaaaatcaactttatTGTTCATTTGAGTAAAGCATTTAGGTATAGTCCAAAATGGCTCTCTCTGACCTTGAGAGTAGTGAAGAAAAATTTGCCAGGAGCTAGATCAAGAAACCGAACACCCTGAGTTTTGACGGGAGCTTCAAGAAACACGATTAGGTTTTTGGAGAAGGCGAAGTAACCCGTGATTGCACCTCCCACAGCCAGAACGGAGACGAATATTCTCTCCCGGAGCTCCTCCAGATGGTCGAATATAGTCATCTCTTTGTCATTAGGGAGCTCTTCTTTGCGTGGATACAGAAACTCATAGATAGACTTTGATATATCTTCTTCCGCAGCTGTGTAATATAATCACTCCATCAGATCCTCAGAGCTATAAAGAGGGTGACTCAATCCTCTCGTTGGCTTGCAAGAGGTGCCTCAGAGAACAATTGGTTTTCCTAGGCCCCAatccttttttcttctttttcagacAACACTTCTGTCACAAACTTGACACAACTTGAAAACAAGTATAGAGAAAGCAAAGGGCCATC
The nucleotide sequence above comes from Brassica napus cultivar Da-Ae chromosome A9, Da-Ae, whole genome shotgun sequence. Encoded proteins:
- the LOC106432019 gene encoding sec-independent protein translocase protein TATC, chloroplastic-like gives rise to the protein MKVVVVPSPCLIIASGTRRSSRRCVAGLASGGSRLLQRNYPASGSCEETLMVLRSSSTEIAEKSEMGWFVWFPREWPRSVKTAEEDISKSIYEFLYPRKEELPNDKEMTIFDHLEELRERIFVSVLAVGGAITGYFAFSKNLIVFLEAPVKTQGVRFLDLAPGKFFFTTLKVSGYCGLLLGSPLILYEIIAFVHPGLLTRAERRFLGPIVFGSSLLFYAGLAFSYWVLTPAALNFFVN